A genomic segment from Myxocyprinus asiaticus isolate MX2 ecotype Aquarium Trade chromosome 36, UBuf_Myxa_2, whole genome shotgun sequence encodes:
- the LOC127427331 gene encoding 60S ribosomal protein L38 yields the protein MPRKIEEIKDFLLTARRKDAKSVKIKKNKDNVKFKVRCSKYLYTLVITDKEKAEKLKQSLPPGLAVKELK from the exons ATG CCACGcaaaattgaagaaattaaagaTTTCCTGCTTACAGCAAGGAGGAAGGATGCCAAGT CCGTTAAGATCAAGAAGAACAAGGACAATGTAAAGTTCAAGGTGCGTTGCAGCAAGTACCTGTACACATTGGTCATCACAGACAAAGAGAAGGCTGAGAAGCTCAAGCAGTCCCTTCCCCCTG GTCTGGCGGTGAAGGAGCTGAAGTAA